In Triticum urartu cultivar G1812 chromosome 6, Tu2.1, whole genome shotgun sequence, the following proteins share a genomic window:
- the LOC125512472 gene encoding nuclear transcription factor Y subunit B-1-like: MGGSSKKRGGQRGEGDAENPAAEGGSALPMANVVRLMRRVLPSNVKIAETAKQLTHDCAVEFVGFVGGEASERARSEHRRTVAPEDFTWSCQSLGLDSYVQPMQTYLQGYREYDIARGRSSRGARPPAPPAIASFLPPGQPVTVTEEELEFLRSVVPPPPEGY, encoded by the exons ATGGGAGGAAGCAGCAAGAAACGTG GTGGGCAGCGCGGCGAGGGCGACGCGGAGAACCCGGCGGCGGAGGGGGGCAGCGCGCTGCCGATGGCCAACGTCGTGCGCCTGATGAGGCGGGTGCTGCCGTCGAACGTCAAGATCGCCGAGACCGCGAAGCAGCTCACCCACGACTGCGCGGTCGAGTTCGTCGGCTTCGTCGGCGGCGAGGCGTCCGAGCGGGCCAGGTCGGAGCACCGCCGCACCGTCGCGCCGGAGGACTTCACCTGGTCCTGCCAGAGCCTCGGGCTCGACAGCTACGTCCAGCCCATGCAGACCTACCTCCAAGGCTACCGCGAGTACGACATCGCCCGTGGCAGGAGCAGCCgcggggcgcgccctcctgcgcCGCCGGCGATAGCATCGTTCCTGCCGCCTGGACAGCCAGTGACGGTCACCGAAGAGGAGCTGGAGTTCCTGCGGTCGGTGGTCCCTCCGCCGCCGGAAGGATATTAG